The bacterium genome includes a window with the following:
- a CDS encoding U32 family peptidase codes for MKFTVATNWQMDLLDELRKYPEVEDVFGKLDMDIIGGGRSSYLLPKVNREQAKHYVEEAHKRNIKFNYLLNASCLNAVEFSKEWQYKFDELLEWIIDMKVDKVTVSSPYLLRLIKSRHSNLQVVISCFATVNGVQRAKWFEEYGADAIAWDFMCIQRDFRLMKAMVKNVSCQFHLFVNDICLYQCPSRLHHANISSHGSQSEHKNKGFVTEYCFLNCFYEKIFNPVEIIKSPWVRPEDLGEYEDIGIEKIKIVDRTCTTDWIVNVVKAYTERKYNGNLIDLLNLPGSTRLQNLDMARLIKSDTASKELLDALSVLSRYKLYYLDNSALDGFLEYFKKNECRLISCEKCGYCQKIADRSIKINPDLPESIVEKIPVLKNVLRRYLDSIHTGDIFKDEQGLIKKAV; via the coding sequence ATGAAGTTTACAGTGGCAACAAATTGGCAAATGGATCTTTTAGATGAATTAAGAAAATATCCGGAAGTGGAAGATGTGTTTGGGAAGCTTGATATGGATATTATTGGAGGTGGACGGTCTTCGTATCTTCTTCCTAAGGTCAATCGGGAACAGGCAAAGCATTATGTAGAAGAGGCACATAAAAGAAATATTAAATTTAACTACCTCCTTAATGCTTCCTGTCTTAATGCAGTAGAGTTTTCAAAAGAATGGCAGTACAAATTCGATGAGTTGTTAGAATGGATCATTGATATGAAAGTGGATAAAGTTACAGTATCATCTCCATATTTATTGCGTTTAATTAAATCACGGCATTCTAATTTACAGGTAGTTATATCGTGTTTTGCAACTGTAAATGGTGTCCAACGTGCAAAATGGTTTGAAGAATATGGTGCTGATGCGATTGCATGGGATTTTATGTGTATTCAGCGAGATTTTAGACTTATGAAAGCCATGGTGAAAAATGTAAGTTGCCAATTCCATCTCTTTGTAAATGACATCTGTTTATATCAGTGCCCAAGTCGTTTACATCATGCTAATATAAGTAGTCATGGATCTCAATCAGAACATAAAAATAAAGGATTTGTAACAGAGTATTGTTTCCTGAACTGTTTTTACGAGAAGATTTTTAACCCTGTTGAGATAATCAAGTCTCCTTGGGTTCGTCCCGAAGACCTTGGGGAATATGAAGATATAGGTATTGAAAAAATTAAAATCGTTGATAGAACCTGTACAACTGATTGGATAGTGAATGTTGTAAAAGCTTATACAGAGAGAAAATATAACGGTAATTTAATTGATTTACTTAATCTACCTGGTTCGACAAGGTTACAGAACCTTGATATGGCAAGATTGATTAAATCTGATACAGCAAGTAAAGAATTGCTCGACGCATTATCAGTCCTTTCTCGCTATAAACTGTACTATCTCGACAATAGTGCGTTGGATGGTTTTCTTGAATACTTCAAGAAGAATGAATGCCGGCTTATTTCATGCGAAAAGTGTGGGTATTGCCAAAAAATAGCTGATAGATCAATAAAGATAAATCCTGATTTACCAGAGTCTATAGTGGAAAAAATTCCAGTACTCAAGAATGTTCTTAGAAGATATCTTGATAGTATTCATACTGGAGATATCTTTAAAGATGAGCAAGGACTAATTAAAAAAGCAGTATAG